Genomic window (Vitis riparia cultivar Riparia Gloire de Montpellier isolate 1030 chromosome 4, EGFV_Vit.rip_1.0, whole genome shotgun sequence):
TGCCACGGCATCCACAGTTTTGGCTTATAAGAGACTAGTGGCCAATGGGTTGAAGAACAACAACCTAATCTTCACAGGCTATCCAGTGGTGGGTCATCAAGGGAAGATGCAGACCTCTGGTTCTTGCCTGTACTCGTCTTCAACTAGGACTGATATCACATGTGCTTGGGATCCAAGAATCAACGGCCTGTTCTTCTATGAGACAACGGCCATATTCCCAGCTACAAAATTCGCTGAATTCATCCGTGAAGTTAAGACACTGAGAGAACTAAAAATCGATAACTTTTGTGGGGTGGATATGTATAACGGGTTTTTGATTCGTTTCATCAAGGCTTCTGGGGCATACTTAGGACAAGCCGAGGACTCTGTGGTAGTAGACTTCAACTATTACCGCGCAGACAATGCTTCAACTCCAAGACTGAACCAAGATGTGTGGGAAGAAGTGGAGCAAATGGCGTTCTTCAAGTATGGGGCTAAGCCACATTGGGCTAAGAATAGGAACTTGGCATTCTTGGGGGTGCAGAAAAAGTATCCCAATTTTAACAAGTTTGTTGCAGCCAAGAAACAACTTGATCCTCAGAACATTTTCTCTAGTGATTGGTCTGAGGCTATACTATTTGGGAAAGAAGCAGAGAAAGGGGATGGATGCGCCTTGGAAGGACAATGCATATGTTCAGGAGACCGCCATTGCAGCCCGGAGAAAGGGTACTTCTGCAGAACTGGGGTTGTTTACAAGGAAGCTAGGGTCTGCAGGTACTCACCATCTTCCATAGCATGGACATTTTCTAATTGATTTTGCGTCATATGGAAGGTGATCAAATGTGCTGATAGCTAGTGGTGCAACTGAGGTTAATTTCATCAGTCTCAAGTCAGTTTTGTGGACAATATGAATGGTTAACAATGAAGTTTTGAATTCGTTTTAAATATTAATGATCCATATAGTCAAAATGAGATGAGGGCAGTCTTAGggtcaagaaaaaaagaaaaggatctTAGAACGAGAATAGAAGTCCCAATTAAATCAGTGCAATCAACACAAAATAATTAGAAGTCTCTgacaaaaaataatcataccAAAACGAGTGGAATGTGTTTGGCTTCACAAACCATCAAAAGGATGACTAACAAATCAGCGAGTCCTTAGCTGGAGCTACCTCACTCACGTTACAAACTCTGCTTCAAAGAATTTCCAACAATATCATATACAGATGTGATGCCTAATTGTGTAAACGTGCATGCCACGAAGGTAACCAGGAaactattaaattttattaccCAAAATGCAAACAAAGATGACTGACCCAATGGAATTAATTGGCTTCTGGAGATGGAACCGTACTCATTTTGCAAATCTTTTTGGTTGATTTAGCGGTAACCCCCCTTCTCTTAAATCTACAAAGCCTTCAGTTTCACcaaaaatttcattctaataCAAGAAAAAGGCAAGCAGGATGGAGAACCATGGGTAGTTCCTACACTGCATGCTTGCTGCATTTTCTGCTCTGGGGTTACATCCCTAGCGACCATCCATGTAGGTCAACACCCAGGACTAACACCTATGGTGGATGGTGCAACGATTTGCTCTTAATCATGCGGACACTGAGTTTATTGACTCTCAAGAGCTTTAAAATGTTGTTAATAGTATAAATACTGTCTAATTTGGTCTAATAACTCTAGtgactttaaaacacgtctaaaATTATGAGAGTTGATTGGGTCTAGAACAGACAATGTTTACACAATTAGGAATAGATGATTACATATGAAGATGGAAAAGAATATCCTCTTAGAGGCATCAATCTCATACCCAGAAACTGAAAAGGAAATGGATTGACAGCTTGGTGACTTCCCTGTATTGGAAATGTGTGAGAGTGGGAGGTTAGCACTGGACCTGATCATATAGGATGGTTGTCAAGATCATGCTGTTAGCCTCCATGTGGTTCCTGCAGAAGAATCCCAAGAATAagcaaaaatcatcaaattagtTGGAAGCTCAAGATTCACAACTAAAGACAGAAAAAGGTTCTGTGGGGGTGTTTGGAGCCATCTCCAAGGGGTAATTGTTTGAATGGTATCCAATGATTCAAAGGTCACTGTCTCAATCCTACCTCACTATCCATATTTTGCCATAGTTGTTTTGTTGGGCTGCAGAAATTGAAACTAGGGCACCAAAAAATAAGCCTAGAACGCTCCAAAATGCAGTTAATAATTCATGACCAATAACTGCATATTAATTTCCGCTTTCACATTTTGATAAGAGTTGATGTGTTCTACAGACAAATTGCTGGTAAAACTCATATGATGTGGGTACAAATATGATGGTAGAGCTGCTTTAAACACCTTTACAGATGGAGTCAATAGCTTCCTGGCTTCCCATCCAATCCTATCCTATTCTGGTCCTGAAATTGGAGCCAACATCATTCTAACTCCCATGAAATGTTCACTAAGTATAGCGATTTTGATCATGAACAGCGTACTGACAGTGAGAATTTTTAAGAAAGGTGGAAAATGGACATAATCATGATGCCAGTGCTCACATGCATTGATCCAGTGGTTGGCCATCAGGGAAAATTGCAGACTTGATCAGGTTTCTTGTTACTTCTGGCCTTCCCCTATGGCTGGTGTCCCATCACTTGTCTATGGCTGGTGTCACATCACATGTAGTGCTTGGGATCCATTCTTTGCTACGCTTGTTGccaaaagtttgaaaaaaaaaaaaaaaaattaaattaataaattatttttatcttttatttcaaacttattttgtaatatttaatttttcgttaaagatagaattttttattttatttatagtaaaatcaaatatttgttGAGTACTTTTGAGGAATCAAAGTATTACTGCTACAAATTCTGCTGATTTCAACCACCATGTGAAGAAACTGAGACCCAAAACCCCACATTGTACATATACAGCGGCCTTCTGATTCGTTTCCTCAAGGCTAACGTGACTCGTGAGAGGCGACATATGCTCAGAATACCAATACTACAGCCTGGACAAAAGGGTATTTATGCAAAACTGTGTTGTTTATAAGGAAAAGCTCGACTGATTTTATGTAGTCTGCAAGCTGAAATGCAGTCATTTGGACAGTCGATCACAGCACCGACCAAATATCCATGCATTCTCCACTGTAAGGCTGTTtgaattactttaaaaaatagagatattttatatattttttaaaaagtaattaaataaaatcagcTTTGTATGATAACACCCAAGTCCAGCAGAACCCTAGCTCAAACCCATTTTCGGAATCCAATTATGTTCAATCCAAAATAGctcaaaaatgatcaaagtcaTGCCATCTTGCCAATCACATTACACCCAGAACGGTACGAATaagtatttaaaatttgaaaaataaaataaaacttgaataaTACTATTGATGTAGAAAGTCCAAAGCTCAAATGacattattttataacactAACGCTATGAAATATTATACTTTTGTTCTCATCTCATCATCATTTGACTTGTTGGAGGAATGGCATTATTCGACTGTTGCTGCATCTGCTCTTGAATTTTGGCAACCACCCCATTGTATCCTGCATGAAGTTTAAGACATCAAAGTTCATATATAGTtgtagaaataatatttttgtatgaCCCAGTAACTTATAGCTTATCTAAATGAGTAATCTGATGAATATATATACCTAGAAATGGATCATAGCCTTGATTTTTAAGCTCTCTGAACTCCTGGCACAAGGCACACAACGGGAACAAGACATGTGCAAGGCGGTCAGTTAGTGGCGTCTCGGCAAGTTCATAAGCATTTCGTACTCTTCGTCTATACCGAACTCCAACATTCCAATGGCATATTACCAAGAACAAGAAGAAATAAAGCATTGCCCCAGTCACACAACCTACAATTGGGAATTCAGCGCCAATTACTCAAAAGGCAGAACTGCAGGGACTAAATTAAACGATTGTAGCTGTGCATGATTCCTCATGAGAAGACacgggaaaagaaaaagaaagctcGGAATCTTGTTACTGTTTGGAATGGTGAGACTTTTTCTagctttcttctcttttcttctgtGACTACTCAATGAGAATCATGCACTAAGCCTGTTACTGAAATTCAAAGGAGAAAAAGGCGACTTACTCGTACTGCCATTGTCCACTATCTCAGCGATTTGGCCGAAGGTCACGCATGGTAATACGGTTGTTATTATTGCTGCATGCCCGAAAGAAAAAACGAAGCATATAATagggaagaaaaattaatttcctaTGTCTATCAGTCCTTTAATGTATTTATTCATGGAGTGTTGCATGAAAATGGAACATAAATATACCATTGACAGGGTGCTGGTAGCAGTCAAAGAGGCCACTGCTCCAGGGGTTCCCAACAGACTGAATAAGAACCAGATGTGCCTTTCCAGACTCCTGCCTTGCTGGTGTCACCGGCACGAGAGCACTAGCTCCACCACCTCCAGCGCCCTCCATGTTATTACCCTCCGGCATGGGGACGCCATACAGCACAAGCTGGTTGTTAGGACGAGGCGGCTCAACCGCTTGCATTCTAGGCTGGGGCGGGAACGCCACTGCTGGGATTGAGTCTATCCCATTCTCCAACTTTGGCTGCTGCCTCCTCACGCTTGCAGTTTCTGGTGCCACCTGCATTGGCTGGTTGCTTGAGGGTGGCGCGTGGCTGTCATTCGGCTGCGGTGGGAAGGCCACAGCAGTGGTTTTGTCTATGTGTTCACCTTCGGATGGAGGTTTCACGTGAGGCACGTGATGATCATTCGTGTGAGGGTCGGCGGTGGGGGGGTGTGGGGGTTCTTGCTCCATGTGTTGTGGTTGTTGATGATCATCATGAGCCGGGAAAGAGGTGGTTGTGTGGGAATGAGGTACAGGTGGTAAAGATGGGGCTGCATCTGGGTCATCCGATGACGGGGGTTGCTGATGATCAAGATTTGCTTGCGGGGTTGTCTctattttccccattttctcaCAATCAGCCTCTATAGAAGATCAGGGAAGGATGAGAGACTTGTGACTTAATCAACACTTTCTCCCTTTGGTGCTTCCCTCTAGCTCTTTAGTTTATAAACAAAACACCACCAATCAGATCGCCGGTTCCATATTGTTCTTCCCAGACTATACAAGAAATCCAACCCAACTCAGTCTGGAAACACCTCGTTTTAATCCTCCATAAATCGATCCAGTAATGCAGCCGTCGCTTTCTTGTTACGTTTGAAAACAATGGTGGACTTAATTATCTTATCTTAGCATGTAATCTTATTCAGGAAAGCGAAACATTTTGATGTCATCGTTTTTTCCGATTTGTCATTTGTGTGATATCATCCATACAAATCTATTTAAACCTTTGTTTGAGGATTGTAAATGGCAGTATGTGTTTGTCCCCAGAAGGCTAGTTTATATCCTGGAGTGACTTCTGAGTTGTAACAAATAGATGGCATCATGTCCATTCACACTATATGTGCTTGAAACAAGAGAACTGGAAAATTCACAGAAGTTCAGAACTCAACTATCAAGAACCCAACTGATCAGATTCATACAATTTCCAGTGGTCTCACTCACAGGGGTTTGATCTTCAGATATCAGTATCTGACCTTGATGAACATTATAAGCACACGAGTCTAATTGTAGTTCAAATGCCATGGCACACATGATAGACTAGATTTCTATGATCAGATATTCATATGCCCCATAACCCATTTGAAAATACTAGCGAATGATccaattcttgcttattttccTAGTAATGTTTCTACTCTAACGTGGTTCGGCTaattgcctacatccacgggaACAAGGAAAGATGATTTTCACTATATatcaaattagggttacataaaatGGTATTTATATTTCGACTAATGCAGATGTCACCTTGttgttttatttcaaaaaaatggaGGACTTAATTATCTTAGTGTGTAATCTTATTCAGGAAAACGAAACATTTTGAGGTTATCAAATCGGTTTTTCTGATTGTCATTTGTGTGATATTTACTAGGCAAATCTATTTAAGCTTTTGTTTAAGGATTGTAAATGGCAGTTTGCGTTTGTCCCCAGAAGGCTAGTTTATTCCCTGGAGTGGCTTCTGAGTTGTAAAAATTAGATGACATCATATAACGTATGTCCATTCACACTACATGTGCTTGAAACAAGAGAACCGGAAAATGCCCAGAAGTTCGGAACCAAAGTATTAAGAACCCAACTGATCAGATCAATCTCCAGTGGTCTCACTCACAGGAGTTGCATCTTCAGACATCTGTACCCAAGCACATGAGTTCTATAATCAGATGTTCATATGCCCCATAACCCATTTGAAAATACTAGCTAATTATTCGATTCTTGCCTATTTTCCTAGCGATGTATCTACTCTTTCATTTCGGTATTTCTGCATTGAATCCAGGCTCAAATTTTTTCAGCTGAGAAAGTAACACTCAACTCAGCAGGTCCCTTGCAGTAACTATTTTCTTCatcctcaaaaaacaaaatcGAAAGGATCTGGGTTTCTTATGGGACATCCAAATTAGGTTGGTACAAACTCAtagagagattttttttcactttctagCAGGTGTTGATTGGTTCCAGTCTTCCAGAGAAAAAACCttggaaagggaatgaattacGAACCAAGAAGAGAAGTAAGCATCAAATATGCACTCCAACAGCAAATCCTTCATCCCAACAAGTGCCAAATATTCAGGATTCAGGCTTCTGCAGCATCAGTCATTGCATAAAATCACCCATAAACATCAAAATAGGGGATACTCTTGCTCAAACTTTCAATAATGTCATCCTCCAATGATTCTACATACTGAAGCACCCAAATTTCATTAAACATTGTCTCATTCTCACCAAGTTATTTGgtaaaacactaaataaattACAAGCTTTGGGGTCCTCTCTATTACATCGATTGGAGTCCCAAAATACCTACTGTCCTGTTCTATGTTTCCATTCCCATTTCTTGGTCAGGCACGGAGCATAAGACTAAAACCCAAGAAAACTGAAGAACCATGTGAGGCCCTAGAAAACCAAAGGGCGATATTGGGGCTTTTATGAAACCTTgtcaaatatatatgtaaagtTTATTTTTGCAAGATTATGGTATATGTAGGTATATACAGGCCTTTACCTCGCACCTAATAAGGCTCTCATAGTTCATCCCTGGACACGGAAAAGGCCCAATAAGATACAGAGCCAAGAGAATCATCACTCCTGAGCTGAGTAAAGATCAGTTACCATGCATAATCTGGCACGCATTTGCTATCTGATATCCTCCATTAAGCATACAAGGTTTTCTCTTTCTGCAGGAACCAGCAAGAAAAACTTCCACCTGctgaaaatgaaacaaatgaagACTCAACTGGAAATTCAAGAAACAATTTTGTCTAATGCACTTGAAAAGGATGTGCCCTATAACCATTATTTCAATGAGAGATGTATTTGGAAGTGAACTGCTACTGGTATTGAAATCTGGGAGAAGCTCATGCAATTCGGCGTCGAGCACGTTCTTTGACAGAAGTGAGCTTTAAATCCCTCTTTTTCTTGTGCCCATCCATATTGATTAAGCCAGTTCTATTCTCAGAAGAAATTGATTTTCCAAATTTCAGATCTTCTGGCACGCTAAAAGCAGCTGGATAATTGTTAATACTGCAGATTTCGGTCTCATACCTGCTGCTGATAGGCCAAAAAGTTCCACAATTGCAATGGGTCTCCAATGCAatgcattcaaaataattttaaatcgtAGACGTTGCAAGGGAAACATCATTGAGTTGGAAGCACCAAGGAACCTTTCCTGCATATCATGGGTAGGGATAGATTCAAGATTTATGCCATAATCACCACTTGTGGATGAGGATTTTCTTGATGTGCAGCCTCAATTCTGTATAGGTGGAGGAAGAccttttgatttctcttttcttcGAGATCTTGGGAGAACTTGATCTATTAAACCAGCAGGCTTAAAATTCCCATCCTTTTGACTTGAAGAAGCAAAAAGGCACCAACGGACGTAACAGCAACAGAACACGCACAGGGTCTTTCTGCAAGGTGATTTTTACCATATAATGATCAGATGATGGTTTTCTTGAGGAATTTCTGGCCTATATGTCTAGGACGAGTGTAAATGTGAAGTTGTGTTTTAAGTGTTTTAACTTCTCCGCATGGGAAAGATAATAACCCTTTAGTGGGTATATTATCTATCCCACTTTCCTTAGCCTAATGGGCTTGTGGAGAGGTATAGGAGAGTCTCCCTCACCGATAGGGCCCAAGTCCATTTAAGTGGGCTTCAATTACAACTGGAGTCTTGTCTCCATACACCAATTTTTTCAGAGAGTTCTTCAGTTCATCACTGTTCTTGTTGCATTCATACATCTAtctaaatgaatatttttgaaCCCGAGTTGTACACATCTCACCTGGAGAATGCACCTAAGGCAAGATTCACTAGTTGTCACGCCGAGTTCATCTTCGAagagggtggatctatttcaaaaaCAATGTTTGTCACACCTTAGCCTATCATCGATAAATTTTCAGTTCCTCATTTTGTTCTTTGCTTGTGTATTTtgagcaaatttttttttttttttttatactcttAGAATAACAATATACACCAAGAGTCCCATTGGGATTGTGTTAGTGGTTCCGATTACAAGTAGAGTTTTGTTTACAAGTAGAGTTCCATTTGAACTATGTTAGTGGCTTATAAAAGCAGGTCACCCAAAACTCTCCATGCACAAATTTTTTTAGAGAGTTATTCAGTTCATCACTTTCCTTGTTGTCTCCATATACCAATTTTTTCATAGAGTTCTATTAATTTATCATCGTCCTTGCTGCATTCATACATCTATTTAGAGGAATATTTCTGAACTCGGGTTGTACACGTCTTACTTGCAGAGTGCACCTAAGGCGAGATTCATTGGTTGTTGAATCCTGGAGATAGATCACCAGTATCCAAGTGCACTGAGTTCATCTTCGAAGAAAGTAGATCTATTTCAAGAAAGGTAGATCTATTTTAAGGACAGTGTTTATCATGCCTCAACTTACAAGTTTCAAGTTCTTCATTTTGTTCTTTGCTTATGTGTTTTAGGGCTAATTCTCTCTTTTTTGATACCCTTAGAACAACAATATGCACCAATCTCTACGCCTAAGAACTCCCTAGAGTCATAATCACGAGGAAAagcaaatttcttaaggaattttGAATCTTCTTCCATACTGAAAGGGTTGCTTGACTTCGTCCCTGAATCCATGAGTTTAAGTAAATGCATAGCTGGTATGTTTTCATTGGAATACAGATCTAAAGATCCCATGAGCTTTGGATGAAGCTTGATCCCATTATCATTGCAAGCAAACGGATATTCCACATGTGCTCTGTTCAAAGTTTCAGAACCAATGTTCAAAAGCATTTAAATTTAAGAACTTCAGATCTTGTACTccattagtttttcttttgtgaAGCATGTTTGACGAATGTGAAATCATATTCATGTTATTTGGATGAGTTGCACATTCTTGAGGAATGCTGAATCCAAAAGCCATGTGATTTGGTGTCATGGTGAACCAACCATGAGGAGCTTCTGCACTCTGTTGAGGAGCATTGTAGCATGCATTGTATGCTTCGAAGGCATGCAAACTAGTATGAGAGGACCTCTGCCCCACCAAATCTCTACTCCACTTGCAATTTGACGCACCATTATGTCGGCTGGGACCAGGACAAGAAAATTGCACACCACTAGATGGCTTCTCTTGACACACTGGAAACGCTATAACCCCAGTATAGCCATGAGTTCCTTCTGGTTGAGCCATATTGAAATGGTTCCTGTtgctaaaatgagaaaaatagcTACCTGACTTCTGTCTGCTGGATCCTACATTTTCATCTGTTGTGATCATACTATTTCTTCCATAGCTGGACTGAGGTTATGCCTGTGGCTGTTTTCCTCCTGCAACGATCTGAATGCTCCATTAGCATATACTTTAGTGAAATCCATCATTCCAGCATTCCTTGTGTCATTGGTTGTCTCTGAAAGATGATAATCATTTCTAGTTTCAGAAAGACACCTCTCGTACTGATTTCTTGCCATGAGTTCAACAATTTCCATAGGTATAAGTTCCTTGTTCAAATACTTCATCAACTCTGTGGTCACTGTGCTTTCTATTAGCTTCTAAAAGTTCTTGAAATTCAATGGCTTTCTCCGTGTTGCATTTCCCAGAGAAATCCTGTGAAAACGATAATCAATACTACCCCAAACAGTACACTTCCAAAGTAATGAAGCATCTAAAATCTAAGCATAAAAAGGGATGactaaaaagttaaattaagcACATACAATCAAACATTATGCAGAACCTGCATGATATATTGAAACATGCGCATATGAATCCATGTACCATGAGATCAGTGTCGTGCAAAAGGAGATATAAAACCCAACAGCAGTAAGAAAACTATCATAATTTGCTTCAACATTGAATGATTCAATCAGCACTGCAACATATTTAGGCCATGCAACATGCTTACACATACGACAAACAAAACTCTTTCCTTAATACAGAAAACATGATCACAATGTTCAAAATGTCCAAATGAAAATCGTAATTAAATTAACATGATTGTCATAGCAGAGTTCTCAACTATGCGGGATGGACTTGATTTCCTCACTCACTAGGGTAAGGTGACTACACATTTAAGCTATGGACACCATCATGACAAATGACATTAGAGTGAGAAAGATATTCATATTCTCTTGGGAAGGTGACATTCATattttgcattttccttcaccAAAAAATTGAATCCACCTTTCCATCTATTTCCATCCCACCCCCAGATGAACGGACTACAAGAACTTCTACCTTCACAACCAGTTCAGGATTGGCTTCAATTACAAAGAAAGGTGGTAAGAGCATTTATTGAAGTCAGAAATTGATCTCTACACAAATATTCCCTGTCTCAGTCAGTCTATACGTGGCAAAACTATTAGAATTCAAACGAGAGGTTTCCTTTGTTATTCTCATGTTCAGACAAAATATTCTGTAGGACAAACcatgtcatgaaaaaaat
Coding sequences:
- the LOC117913584 gene encoding proline-rich receptor-like protein kinase PERK10, which codes for MGKIETTPQANLDHQQPPSSDDPDAAPSLPPVPHSHTTTSFPAHDDHQQPQHMEQEPPHPPTADPHTNDHHVPHVKPPSEGEHIDKTTAVAFPPQPNDSHAPPSSNQPMQVAPETASVRRQQPKLENGIDSIPAVAFPPQPRMQAVEPPRPNNQLVLYGVPMPEGNNMEGAGGGGASALVPVTPARQESGKAHLVLIQSVGNPWSSGLFDCYQHPVNAIITTVLPCVTFGQIAEIVDNGSTSCVTGAMLYFFLFLVICHWNVGVRYRRRVRNAYELAETPLTDRLAHVLFPLCALCQEFRELKNQGYDPFLGYNGVVAKIQEQMQQQSNNAIPPTSQMMMR